In Bradyrhizobium sp. CCBAU 051011, the following are encoded in one genomic region:
- a CDS encoding glycosyltransferase: protein MTSTLTLALRARNATRIKPRYQICLIHPFDPRGQKVGGLETYIRDFITFHPVDTDILFIGVDSTGELELGQLHRLTFRGRGFDFLPILHYSDQQAREAARSIRTSLTGQFFMALLRHFRPIAKLIRARRCSIDLRRVEFSWLPAILRLPFVQMLHGEGAPKLQMDSLLRKYSFVHNTGERFAVAMSEKFLCVNPFITERLQQTYPRRKDKIDTLWTWVNTDIFKPQVWPLNSSPFQIVFAGRLDEFKDPPLMFRTIDRLRQRLNGDVRFHYIGTSDPHRFEEFAAIEDITVRHGFKDAAGMAETLASAHAGILTSEFEGMPRCVLETLAVGRPVVAMHLPQLESVIRPGFSGYLVPRSGSRDEMIDALVQRFVDVRDAIEMGAMNPVQVADTIMAFTPSTQLARVFRYHHEIQDARGLAAAAPTY from the coding sequence ATGACTTCAACATTGACCCTGGCGCTACGTGCGCGAAATGCTACTCGGATCAAGCCACGTTACCAGATCTGTCTGATTCATCCGTTCGATCCGCGCGGCCAAAAGGTCGGCGGCCTCGAAACATATATCCGCGACTTCATCACGTTTCATCCCGTCGACACCGACATCCTCTTCATCGGCGTCGACTCGACAGGCGAGCTGGAGCTCGGGCAGCTTCACCGGCTGACGTTCCGCGGCCGCGGCTTCGACTTCCTGCCGATCCTGCACTACTCGGATCAGCAGGCCCGCGAAGCGGCCCGCAGCATCCGAACCTCGCTGACCGGGCAATTCTTCATGGCGCTGCTCCGTCATTTCCGGCCGATTGCGAAACTGATCCGTGCGAGACGATGCTCGATCGACCTGCGGCGGGTAGAATTTTCCTGGCTGCCGGCGATCCTGCGGCTTCCCTTCGTGCAGATGCTTCACGGCGAAGGCGCGCCGAAGCTGCAGATGGATTCGCTGCTGCGGAAATATTCCTTCGTCCACAACACCGGCGAGCGGTTCGCCGTCGCCATGAGCGAGAAGTTTCTTTGCGTCAATCCGTTCATCACGGAGCGGCTGCAGCAGACCTATCCGCGCCGCAAGGACAAGATCGATACGCTCTGGACGTGGGTCAACACCGATATCTTCAAGCCGCAGGTCTGGCCGCTGAACTCTTCGCCGTTCCAGATCGTGTTCGCAGGCAGGCTCGACGAATTCAAGGATCCGCCGTTGATGTTTCGCACCATCGACCGCCTGCGGCAGCGATTGAACGGCGATGTCAGATTTCACTATATCGGCACCAGTGACCCCCACCGCTTCGAGGAGTTCGCCGCGATCGAAGACATCACCGTCCGCCACGGCTTCAAGGATGCCGCCGGCATGGCGGAGACGCTGGCAAGCGCCCATGCCGGAATCCTGACGTCCGAGTTCGAGGGCATGCCGCGCTGCGTGCTCGAAACGCTCGCGGTCGGCCGACCCGTCGTCGCCATGCACCTGCCGCAGCTCGAATCCGTGATCCGGCCCGGCTTCAGCGGCTATCTCGTGCCGCGGAGCGGCAGCCGCGACGAGATGATCGATGCGCTGGTGCAACGGTTTGTCGATGTCCGGGATGCCATCGAGATGGGTGCGATGAACCCGGTGCAGGTCGCCGACACCATCATGGCATTCACGCCAAGCACTCAGCTCGCGCGGGTCTTCCGCTATCATCATGAAATTCAGGATGCGCGCGGACTTGCCGCCGCGGCGCCGACCTATTGA
- a CDS encoding glycosyltransferase family 4 protein, which translates to MNILLLTSEFAPAMGGIGTYAREIAAAASRLGAMVTVVAPDYAQQTDDRSLPFEVIRFRGGLHSMRDLPRKIMLARRGVRGDRYDVVHAADWPFFIPLALSRWRTPARVLMTVHGTEINETQTPLKRMAIRSAGVFGPRTEVVANSRFTETLFRERFAVDPRRISAINLGVSEFWFGGRRTRREIRLAHRLPEDRLVMITVARITRRKGHHLTLAALSQLPDELRSRITWLVIGPDGEADYVGDLRRAAGEAECDIRFLGPQSNEEIRDLYAASDFFCLTGMPDTTGRVEGFGLVYLEAGAAGLPSVATDVGGVADAVLADETGILVPPSVENISQAIEELATDRGLRAIFAAGASAHARALSWERCAATTYGLAYAGKRASANHAMGKSA; encoded by the coding sequence TTGAACATCCTTCTGTTGACCAGCGAGTTCGCTCCCGCGATGGGGGGAATTGGGACCTACGCCCGCGAAATTGCCGCGGCCGCCAGCCGGCTCGGCGCCATGGTCACCGTGGTGGCGCCGGACTACGCGCAACAAACCGACGACCGCTCCCTGCCCTTCGAGGTCATTCGGTTTCGCGGCGGACTTCATTCCATGCGCGACCTGCCGCGCAAGATCATGCTGGCGCGGCGCGGTGTGCGCGGCGACCGATATGACGTGGTCCATGCCGCCGATTGGCCGTTCTTCATCCCGCTCGCGCTTTCGCGATGGCGAACGCCGGCGCGGGTGTTGATGACGGTGCATGGCACCGAGATCAACGAAACGCAGACGCCGCTAAAGCGCATGGCGATACGCAGCGCCGGCGTGTTCGGGCCACGGACGGAGGTCGTCGCCAACAGCCGCTTTACCGAGACGCTGTTCCGCGAACGGTTTGCCGTCGACCCGCGGCGGATCAGCGCGATCAATCTCGGCGTATCGGAATTCTGGTTCGGCGGACGACGAACGCGCCGGGAGATTCGCCTGGCCCATCGCCTGCCGGAAGACCGCCTCGTGATGATCACGGTCGCGCGCATCACGCGCCGCAAGGGGCATCATCTGACCCTCGCTGCACTGTCGCAGCTTCCCGACGAACTGCGCAGTCGCATCACCTGGCTCGTGATCGGACCCGACGGCGAAGCCGATTATGTCGGCGATCTGCGTCGGGCTGCCGGCGAGGCAGAATGCGACATTCGTTTCCTTGGGCCCCAATCGAACGAGGAAATTCGCGATCTCTACGCGGCCTCGGATTTCTTTTGCCTGACGGGGATGCCCGATACGACCGGCCGGGTCGAGGGATTTGGATTGGTCTATCTCGAAGCCGGAGCCGCCGGCCTGCCGAGCGTCGCGACCGACGTCGGCGGGGTGGCTGACGCCGTGCTCGCCGACGAGACAGGAATTCTCGTGCCGCCATCGGTCGAGAACATATCGCAGGCGATCGAAGAGCTGGCCACGGATCGGGGACTGCGCGCCATTTTCGCGGCAGGCGCATCCGCCCATGCCCGCGCCCTTTCGTGGGAACGCTGCGCGGCGACAACCTATGGCCTGGCCTATGCCGGCAAGCGGGCATCTGCGAACCACGCCATGGGAAAATCGGCATGA
- a CDS encoding class I SAM-dependent methyltransferase gives MVGAQPVLIDFEASIFERRMYEAESGSALRRDVSRRSIGSRLHRLTFGGNPVAVSNSAKFIELLKRESRRPVVLVIGGGTIGLGADELYRDDSIEIVGTDVYASPHTALVADAHSLPFEDGVFDGVWVQAVLEHVLEPATVVAELHRVLRLEGLVYAETPFMQQVHEQAYDFSRFTQSGHRWLFRRFSEVSAGPVGGAGVALEWSIRYFARALGAGNKLSRLIVLPFFWIRYLDAFGRGRAAADAASGFFFLGRRAEQAMDPHAMPDYYNRQK, from the coding sequence GTGGTCGGCGCACAGCCGGTGCTGATCGATTTTGAAGCCAGCATTTTTGAGCGCAGGATGTATGAGGCCGAGAGCGGCTCGGCGCTGCGGCGGGACGTCAGCCGCCGTTCCATCGGATCACGCCTGCATCGTCTTACCTTCGGCGGTAATCCGGTTGCGGTTTCCAACAGTGCAAAATTCATCGAGCTGTTAAAGCGGGAGTCGAGGCGGCCGGTCGTGCTCGTGATCGGAGGCGGGACGATCGGTTTGGGCGCAGACGAACTCTACCGCGACGATTCCATCGAAATCGTCGGCACCGACGTCTATGCCTCGCCGCATACCGCGCTGGTGGCCGACGCCCACAGTCTGCCGTTCGAAGACGGCGTGTTCGACGGCGTCTGGGTGCAGGCGGTGCTGGAACACGTGCTGGAACCTGCAACGGTCGTTGCCGAGTTGCACCGGGTGCTGCGCCTGGAAGGCCTGGTCTATGCGGAGACGCCGTTCATGCAGCAGGTGCATGAGCAGGCCTATGACTTCTCGCGTTTCACGCAGAGCGGTCACCGCTGGCTGTTCAGGCGATTCTCGGAAGTCAGCGCCGGACCGGTCGGCGGCGCCGGCGTGGCGCTTGAATGGTCGATCCGCTATTTCGCGCGCGCGCTCGGCGCGGGCAACAAGCTGTCGCGGCTGATCGTGCTGCCGTTCTTCTGGATCAGGTATCTCGATGCATTCGGCCGTGGCCGGGCCGCAGCAGATGCCGCCAGCGGATTCTTCTTTCTCGGGCGCAGGGCCGAACAGGCGATGGATCCGCATGCCATGCCGGATTATTACAACCGGCAAAAATGA
- a CDS encoding calcium-binding protein: MTSTFDVQGFGALSEWNGQFSSASAKQAFQKIASLGSNSIELTARIWTQTGTSNSVFADPAKTESDASLLAGFQAAHDAGLSVLFKAALSTLNGTRVSSLAPADVADFFASYKAEIVHLATIAQAAGVETFAIGNEMSSLSGAPYRGYWIDIIGAVRDVYHGELTYAAATDEASHVSFWDQLDTIGVNTYPPLTASNAPTVQDLIDAWTEVPVNPYYAAAFDYKSPVDFLHSLATKYDKPLLMTEVGYRSVDGTAISPGSWTSNGTADVQEQADAYNAFLQVWTAHGGGWFKGVELWQWDLNNQYSSTGYSVMGKPAEAVVSQYFHGGGAVPDLAITGSAVADLIDLGRGDDTIDAGLGDDVIHGGAGADIIVGGPATTGKLSVTTVTLVGYGSVVGGVGAQAQIKVNGQPVSGLMEFKPAADPSEYQTFTISFVNPSLISSIDINLANATPGRALHIKDFLINGVALAPADAANASSPGTFDLYVHNIHVDTASHQDWFSGAATDNDVIDGGAGNDVITGGIGDDIIDGGAEIDTARFTGNIRDYDIAIADGQLIVNDRIAGRDGSDHLSHLEFLRFADGVIDARELFATLANSSGSTLQVLATDGAGKIIGQLLRHADGSDLYSFAIAASAAPQQPVDSNAFERAGPDAAGHLPDFLQHFAGGFSDQFILDAAPRQMDFGGIAQRVATAGNDTFVFSEAVRFDAAGVFKAADFIGHDVSRSESTVTADVGHLSGHDAGMDPGHDASDELTGIASLTAHHLLFT; encoded by the coding sequence GTGACAAGTACTTTCGATGTTCAAGGCTTTGGCGCATTGTCCGAATGGAACGGACAGTTCTCGAGCGCCTCGGCCAAGCAGGCATTCCAAAAGATAGCGTCGCTCGGATCGAATTCGATCGAGCTGACCGCCCGGATCTGGACACAGACCGGAACATCCAACTCCGTCTTCGCCGATCCGGCCAAGACCGAAAGCGACGCCAGCCTGCTGGCGGGTTTTCAGGCCGCGCACGATGCCGGCTTGTCGGTGCTGTTCAAGGCCGCGCTCTCGACCTTGAACGGAACCCGGGTGTCCAGCCTGGCGCCGGCCGATGTCGCTGACTTCTTCGCTTCCTACAAGGCTGAGATCGTGCATCTCGCCACCATCGCGCAGGCCGCAGGTGTCGAGACGTTCGCAATCGGCAACGAGATGAGCAGCCTCTCCGGCGCGCCATATCGCGGCTACTGGATCGATATCATCGGTGCCGTCCGCGACGTCTATCACGGCGAACTGACCTATGCGGCGGCGACCGACGAAGCTTCCCATGTCAGCTTCTGGGATCAGCTCGACACGATCGGCGTCAACACCTATCCGCCGTTGACGGCCAGCAATGCCCCGACGGTGCAGGATCTGATCGACGCATGGACCGAAGTTCCGGTCAACCCGTATTACGCGGCGGCGTTCGACTACAAATCGCCGGTCGATTTTCTGCATTCGCTCGCTACGAAATACGACAAGCCGCTGCTGATGACCGAGGTCGGCTATCGCAGCGTCGATGGCACCGCCATCTCGCCGGGATCGTGGACGAGCAATGGTACAGCCGACGTGCAGGAGCAGGCGGATGCCTACAACGCCTTCCTCCAGGTCTGGACCGCCCACGGCGGCGGCTGGTTCAAGGGCGTCGAGCTCTGGCAATGGGATCTCAACAACCAGTATTCGAGCACGGGCTATTCCGTCATGGGAAAGCCGGCCGAAGCCGTCGTCTCGCAGTATTTCCATGGCGGCGGGGCCGTGCCCGACCTTGCAATAACGGGATCGGCCGTCGCCGACCTCATCGATCTCGGCCGCGGCGATGACACGATCGATGCCGGGCTGGGCGATGACGTTATTCATGGCGGCGCCGGTGCGGACATCATTGTCGGCGGGCCCGCGACCACTGGCAAATTGTCGGTAACGACCGTTACCCTCGTTGGTTACGGCTCGGTGGTCGGTGGTGTCGGCGCGCAGGCTCAGATCAAGGTCAACGGCCAACCGGTCTCCGGGCTGATGGAATTCAAGCCGGCGGCCGATCCGTCTGAGTACCAGACCTTCACGATCAGCTTCGTCAATCCGAGCCTGATCTCCAGCATCGACATCAACCTGGCGAACGCTACGCCGGGGCGGGCGCTGCATATCAAGGATTTCCTGATCAACGGCGTCGCGCTGGCGCCGGCCGACGCCGCCAATGCGAGCTCGCCCGGCACGTTCGATCTCTACGTCCACAATATCCATGTCGACACGGCCAGCCACCAGGACTGGTTTTCCGGCGCCGCGACGGACAACGACGTGATCGATGGCGGCGCGGGCAATGACGTCATCACCGGCGGGATAGGCGACGATATCATCGACGGCGGGGCCGAGATCGATACGGCCAGATTCACCGGCAACATCCGCGATTATGATATCGCGATTGCCGACGGCCAATTGATCGTGAATGACCGGATCGCGGGTCGCGACGGCAGTGATCATCTCTCCCACCTTGAATTCCTGCGGTTCGCCGATGGCGTCATCGACGCCCGCGAGCTGTTCGCCACTCTGGCGAATAGCTCTGGCAGCACGCTGCAAGTGCTGGCGACCGACGGCGCCGGCAAGATCATCGGCCAGCTCCTTCGCCATGCCGACGGCTCCGACCTCTATTCGTTCGCGATCGCCGCCAGCGCTGCGCCTCAGCAGCCGGTCGACAGCAACGCCTTCGAACGCGCCGGCCCTGATGCGGCAGGTCATCTTCCTGACTTTCTGCAGCACTTTGCCGGCGGCTTCAGCGATCAGTTCATCCTCGATGCGGCGCCTCGGCAGATGGACTTCGGAGGGATCGCACAAAGGGTCGCTACCGCGGGCAACGATACGTTTGTTTTCAGCGAGGCAGTCAGGTTCGACGCGGCAGGTGTCTTCAAGGCAGCAGACTTCATCGGGCACGATGTGAGCCGATCCGAATCCACCGTTACAGCCGACGTCGGGCATCTTTCCGGTCATGACGCTGGCATGGATCCCGGACATGATGCATCGGACGAACTCACCGGCATCGCGTCCCTGACGGCGCATCATCTGCTCTTCACCTGA
- a CDS encoding amino acid ABC transporter substrate-binding protein yields MRLSAAMIAAALLAAPANATELSGTLLKIKETNRIILGIQEASIPFSYLDGDQKAIGYAVDICLRIVDAVKRELNVANVAVETLAVTSSNRIPLMMNGTVDLVCSSTTNNADRQRQVTFTNSHFLSATRFATRKSDNITTIDHLKGKPVVAISGSTNMVQLNQVNTAKNLGIAVLAAKDQAEAFLMLETGRAAAYVLDDVQLAVAIARSKDPSAYAISEEALSRAEPYGIMLRKDDAPFKAVADRATADLYKSPEIEAIYRKWFESPVPPNGLNFKTPMPAVLRKAFANPSDSPDPASYER; encoded by the coding sequence ATGCGCCTGTCTGCGGCGATGATCGCGGCTGCCCTGTTGGCCGCGCCTGCAAATGCGACCGAACTGAGCGGAACGCTCCTGAAGATCAAGGAGACGAACAGGATCATCCTCGGCATTCAGGAAGCTTCGATACCCTTCAGCTACCTGGACGGCGATCAAAAGGCGATTGGATATGCCGTCGACATCTGCCTGAGGATCGTCGACGCGGTGAAGCGCGAACTCAATGTCGCGAATGTTGCCGTCGAGACGCTTGCAGTCACGTCGTCCAATCGCATTCCGCTCATGATGAATGGGACAGTCGACCTCGTCTGTTCTTCCACCACCAACAATGCGGATCGGCAGCGCCAGGTGACGTTCACAAACTCGCATTTCCTGTCGGCAACCCGCTTTGCGACGAGGAAGTCCGACAACATCACGACGATCGACCATCTGAAAGGCAAGCCTGTCGTTGCCATATCGGGCTCGACCAACATGGTGCAGCTCAATCAGGTCAATACCGCAAAAAATCTCGGCATCGCAGTGCTGGCCGCCAAGGATCAGGCCGAGGCGTTTCTCATGCTGGAGACCGGCCGCGCGGCCGCGTACGTGCTCGATGACGTGCAACTCGCCGTCGCGATCGCGCGATCAAAGGATCCGTCCGCCTACGCGATCAGTGAGGAAGCCCTGTCCAGGGCCGAACCTTACGGGATCATGCTGCGCAAGGACGATGCACCGTTCAAGGCCGTGGCAGATCGGGCGACCGCGGATCTGTACAAAAGCCCGGAGATCGAAGCGATCTACAGGAAGTGGTTCGAATCGCCGGTGCCGCCCAACGGTCTCAATTTCAAGACTCCGATGCCGGCGGTCCTGCGCAAGGCGTTCGCCAATCCGTCGGACAGCCCGGACCCGGCAAGCTACGAACGCTGA